Part of the Spea bombifrons isolate aSpeBom1 chromosome 3, aSpeBom1.2.pri, whole genome shotgun sequence genome, CCATTCAGGATGGCAACTTACAAGTTATTTCAGAGCTCCAAATGTAACAAAGCTGAAAACTCCATAAAGCCTGTACAATTACTCGACTAACTCTGCTCTAGGAAGGGATGATTCCAGTGCAGACTTCCCAACTATACGATACATATTCATTCATAGTGAAATAAATCACCAGTGCAACAGTTCACAAGGGAGAGCAGATGAGGCCCACGATACTGTCAAACAGCATAGTAATCACACAGTCAGTGCTTCCCTGCTAGTAACATGATAAAATAGGCATTGATTCTGCTGGAATTGAGTGAGGCAAGAACTGGACCATATTGTTTACACACAATCAGAAATGGTGGCCACTGTGAAAAGTTTGTTGCAGGATAGGCATAGAATATTCTCTAAATAACAGCTTTTATTCTTTGACTGCATGGGTTTTGTCATCTGtcatatgcccccccccatcccaagcATTAAGCTAAGTAAAGGGGAATATTCAAACAGGGCAAGCTGTAAGCATTTGTTAATAAATTAGGAGCTCAGAAATATCAGTGCTAGATGTAGTATTGAATAAATCAGAAGTCCTCACGCACATATCCCATGAAGTACTAAAGTTGTGCGACTAAGCTTGCCAAACAATCCAcaggccccccccccccgaaggaTTAAAAACTGTCCAACTGTGAAAAGAAACCACGCATGTTCCCATAAGATGAAAAAGATGGTCCATGTATGAAAACCAAACATGCTATCTATTGTGGCTCTAATAAAACTAATGAGGGCGGAAACCTtgtctgtggggaatttttggtGACACATGTAAAAAACTTCGGTTGCATGTACAACAATGTGCAtttttacagttgaagaaatTTGTACAGTATGTATTTACGTTATCTACATGCACTTCAACTTCACAGCAAGAGTGGCATAGAATACCTACACAAAGGAGACAGCATTCATGCAAGTAACCTAACTCCTCAATATAATAGTGGATACAATTCAAACTCATTCTAGGATTATATTTAGGGCTTCTTGAAACTACTAGGTGATGGATGGTGAAAGCATGGCCCCTTGTATCATTAGCTAGAAAGCACCCACCACCTCTTTTATCTGATTTCTTTTTGCGCTTCTTTTTCTTCATCTCTCCTAATCAACTCTGCTGCGACTCAATCTTGGCAAAACtggtgaaaacaaaattgtaatCATTGAACTGGGCGAACTGGCGGTCAAGACGTCTGAAGCGATCAATCTTCTGAGCACAGCTGAAAGCTGCACGACATTTGGAgctctggaataaaaaaaagggataaATTGGATGGATACTTTGATAATTAACACTAACAGCACTATAAGATCTTAAATGCTGCAAGCACATGGATAAAGTAAAAACCGTACCTGATTAACAAAGAGGGTTGTCACAAACTTCCTTGGCTTGAAAACTTCCACAACTTTACTGATCAGATCATCATAACTTGTCTGAGATACGTTAGTTTCAAAACTAACATATGAGAACTCTGGCTCTGGAGTGATGTGGATAGTCCAGTAAGTTCCCTGAGAAATAGGCGGGAAAAAAACAATCGAGTTTTACAGGGACGTCAAACAGTTCTATGACTAAAGCTTTCTTCCATCATCAAGACTTGTCAGGAAACATAAGTGGTAAATGAAACACTGCAACACTACGGACAGTACCTTATAGTAAGCATAAGATGCTGGTCTTTCCATAAGATTCAAAAGAGATTAAGATTTTTACCCCATGGAACAGCTCGATAAGGAGAATAAAGGCCATGCGTTAGACAAACCAAGAGTTTAAAACGGCACTGATTTGTAGTCTGGCTGTGTTCAAGGCTTTTATTCTCCACTTAAACTGAGCTTTTCCATGCAGTGAAAAACACTGAGCAGTGCTGATCTAGGCATGCATAGATTTACGTGTTGGGTTTTATGATTTTCACCATGACTGCACACTGAAGGTGAGATCATTTAAGCAATTTGTACTACAGAACAGGCCCAATTAATTAATTGCCCTGCAGGATGGACAGAAAAGACTTGTAAGCCTTGTAATGCAAACATAAAAGGGGACCAAGGACTTTCTATAGAGGTTCATTAGGAAGCTTAACTTACATCTGATTTCATCCCATTCATTGAATAGCCACAAGGACTGAACAGTGTAGCATCAATGACAGAACCTGGTATCAGGTCACAAATTCCACTCATCTGAAAGAAAAGCCGAAAAACAAGTCAGTTTGACAATTTTGCAGTCTCAACACTTGCTTTCTGCGTATTTAAGCCTTAAGACGCAATTCAACTTACACGAGTGACATCATTTGCAGTAACACCGTCTTTCATGTAGAACTGGTCCATTACTTCTGGGTTAAGCTCACTCATCAGAATTTCCAGTGTCTGATCTGGTTGATTGATTAAAAACCCCTCTGGAACATCCAGAGTGTATAGGTACCTATAAAAGAAGAGTTTGTGAAACAGCTGCAGCTAATCCCACTTTCTATCATATGGACTGTGTTGTACCGTTTTAACTTGATCAAACAATTGATACTCAAATTAGGTAATCATGAGAATCAGTAAATAACCGCGTGCAGTCAGctttcacagttttttttttaatcaagaaGACTTATACATTAAATTCCCTTGAAAAGCAGATATACTTATGCACAAAATCTGCAGTAAGACTCACCAGCAATCAGAATTCATACGTCCCATGCAATAAGCTGCTCCATCTGTAAAGAGACGACAGTAAATCAATTGTACTTTTGGCTCTTCCAGCATGCAGGAAATCAAGTAATGTTTGGAGAGAAAGTGTAACAGTGCATAGTTAAATGCACTGAGACAATTCTGTACTTACAAAAGTTACTTTTTAATAATTCAAACTTCGCATTTCATGGTTCTCTCCATCCAGTATAGCACAGGGATCGCAATCCCTAAAgacaaataacattaaaaaactaCAAGCCATGCTATTTAGAAAAATTACTTACTTGGGAAAATTTCATTTAGGAACTCTACTTCTTCCTGGAAATTTCTGTGTGGGTATTCCTGATGGTCTGGTTTCATGAAATTTTTTCGTGAATAAAAAAAgttctgaacaaaaaaaaacaggaaaaacaggTTGTATAAGCCAAGTTTCAGCAAAACTGAATAGTTTCCAAGGAGTAAACTCTTttacttgggtaaaaaaaaaaaaaaaatatatatatatataatttccactTAATCAAAGTaaagaacattttctttttaaccgaGTAACCAAGACATACATCACTAACTTTAATTGCTACACTTAGTGTTACCAGGATATCAGGGTTATCAGGATATCAGACAAGGCAATTTCCaggaatatttatgtatattttaatggcGTCATGACAATTACAACAGTGATGTCTCCATGTGCCAAGCTTTTATAAAGGAACCACAATGCAGAGCTGTGTAACTTTGCTCCTTTCACCGGGACGGGGCACATAACCCACCCTGCTCAATTGTGGATCCAGACGCCTGTGCAAAAGCTGCAGACAATGTATGTCTTCTGACAGGCAGTGCTGCCTACAAGAAAGTAAATCAAGGGCATTTCTATGTGGAAAGACAAATCACTGACGCACACACTATTTGCTTCAGCGATAAGGTACAAAAATACAGATTAAGAGTGAAAGAAagtcaatgaaaaaaataaatctggagAAATGTATCAACGCTAAAAGATTACTTACTTGAATGTCATCAAACCCACAGTACTCCCTAGCGAGCTCTAACAGGGGAACCAGTGCTTGCAGTAAGAGGGTGGTGCCGCATGTCTTCAAAATGAAACGTCTCTTGGAGACAAACATGCTACTCTCACTGTTGGAGAAGGAAAGAATACAAGCGTCAATGGCACTGCATATAAATGCTACTATTAACATAGCCTATGAGAAAACCTAAAAGTTAAAATCCTTAATATCtcgcaaaggaaaaaaaaaaccctctttaAAAAGGGAACTTTATACTGGAAGCCCTCTCCAATCctaaaatgcatgaaatgaTTGATTGCTCCCGTTCATACATTgcgtagaaagaaagaaatgccCCCAAACATCTTATCTGAAGATGTGCTGAAGAGTTAGCATGTACCATGCCAGCCCATCGCCAGGCAGTGGGAAATCCTTATAAGAATGGAGTCTTAGCCCCTGGGTGGTTTTCCTCAGAAACATTTTAGCAGAAGCCTGCTGGGCTACTTAATAACCATGTAGCAGTTAAACATATAAAGCCCTTTTCTAGGATCTCTCTGCGATTACACAGAATTAAACACACAAAGAAATCCATCAACATAGTGAAGAAAACAAGCTGTTCCTATCATACGATGCCATTGTTACACGCTCCACATTACTAATCCGGCCCGGGATTTAATTATAGCGCATGGGAGACACTCTACCGTGTAGTTCTAGCATCTAAATTTGAAACAGCGACTTtgctaaaatgtattacatttaaatttgcactctaccattcaaaagtgcACCAAGCTAGTCAGCGGTTTACACTATGAGTAAACTAAGAGGGTTAGAATATTTAACCGTATGATCTAGGCTTTAACAGCTTTGTGGCAAGAACAGAATCATTTTGACAAATCCATAGAGTGGCCTGGGCGAAGTGAAGGTCACAGGGGAAAATAACTATTAATCAGCACTTGCAGATTATTGCACACAGTGTCAGAAGTTTCTAATTAAGATCAGCATTATTTTAGCTTTAACACAAACATGGAATCTTACCTGAGTACATAAGCTTCCTGCTTGTCAGTTTTTGTTACGCTGATGATCAAACAATGCACATTCTCCAAAAGTTTGTCCCACTCAAACCTGCAATAGAACAGAAAACATCCACAAGAGTTAATGATAAAGAACTGAGTCTTACGAAAGGTTTTCAAATGACAGCTACAGACAGAAACGACAGCTGAATGCAAAGTAGAGCAGGGTTGTTGGGGAGCAGCCTGGctgtgttttaaaatgaaatgctttgCTTAACCGATAGGTCCCAAAGGGGCAGAATATATGTCTGCATTAGAGGAGATCAAACATTTACTCAGGAAATAAGCATTGCTACCCAAATCTGGAGACTTCTGTTCCAATATTAAACTATTTCCAGAGGTTTACTGCCTATAGAATATACTTTGTTTTAACGCATTACATTAAAGTTTATTCCTGTGACgttaaagagacagttacagGCATTTTGCCATAAAGATTCCATTTGTCTACACAACCTAGCCTTCGTTAAAAATCTAGCTAGCATCTGTGGCATATTTTTTATCAATCCTGAACCACAGACAAGCATGAGGTGCTTATATCGCACCCCACAGAAAATGCGTATCAAACATTCCTCTTTGTTCATATGCACTCGCGCCTTGATGTGAAGAGCGGCACAGATAGCAGTACGTGTTAACGTTCTTAGCCTTCATTCACCAACCTACATTTAAATGAATCGCTTCATGGCGTATGCACGGCAATCTTCCAAATCATAAGCAGGGAATCATGTGGTAGAACAAGGATGTGaacacttaccgtatttgcttacCGAGACAACTCACATTTAAAACCTTTACCGTTTTCCTTGGGAAAGCCAGCTTTTGTACATTTACAGTGCAGTCCAAGATGTCGGTGCTTGGCACACCATGAACCCATTTACTTAGTAAAGGTGGTACGTGCGAATTATGTAAACAATTAATCTGCCTaacatcactatgcagccagcGCCAAGCATTATAAAGGGCAAGGCTATCAGCACAAGTTGTTCAACTCTTGAGGAAATGGATTTAGTTTCTACTTTTCAGATATTCTGAATGAGACTTGAGTTTTCAGGGAAGTAAATACTCCTCCCCAATGTAAAGGGTTAAGCAAACCCTGCAAAGGTTTTGAAGGAAGCGCATTCCTTAGATTAAAGGGAGCCAGTGAGCCTGCGCTGATTGAAAGCACTGGTAGCGAAACACTAAGTAGAAAAGGAAAGCCCTGTGAAGTAACTATTTACTTATGTCAGTTCCTCGCTACGCACTTATGGTTACAATGTACAAGTTAATACTTCTCTTGTACAGATCATCtaaactacataaaaaaaatctcacaggTAGAGGATGGAAAATCAGCCAGCCATGTTGTAGTTACTGCAGAGACAGTATATCCTCATGACTGCCGCCAGGAGCACTGcgacacaggaaaaaaaaaatatccctttGTGATATGAGCAAATGGAGAAACCCCCATGTACGTCGCAGCAAGATCTAAGGCTCCTGGTACACAGATGCACTTTCTTAAACATGGATGCTTTATCATGTTGATGTTTCTTAAGTGTTACCAGATTGATAATGAATATATTGGTTTTAAAGCGCAAATCAAACTGGGTAAAGGGCAGAAGCCTCCCATTTATTTGAATGAAACGCAAAAGCTATGGAATCGGTTGTCCTGGTTAGTATAATGGATAAGGATCCAAAAGCCTTTCTAGAATCCGGAAAGAACGGACTCCCCCTTATAAGGGTAATCTGAGAGGCCATCTGGCAACGTGTGCAAACCAAGCATGGAGTGAGCATGCAAATTCACTGCGGTGAGCCCCACCCTCTACATACATTTAGGACACATCACAATTCACACCTGATAGCGTCATCTCCTGTTATATGTTTAAGTTCATAGAAATAAACGTTAAACCATGCGTGATCATGGCAAACtactattttaatgcattttctcTCATTGATGCCATCTGTACTGTACGCACAATGACTGGCATTACTTTAAAGCAATCATTTGATTTGATATACACCAGCAAGTAGAGCGCCTTAAtgatttttgggcaacaaagcCTTAAGCATATAATCACACGACGCTAAagcttgccaaaaaaaaaaagatatattgaaATGCGTGTgtaaaagaaacacacaaaGCAAATAAGCTTTTCAGGACCTCGTGAGACACGATTTGTTGGAAAGTCAATCGGCTTTAATAGAGCATGTTGACAGAGAATTACTATACATTCCGATAAAATGACAGGGAAGGGACGAGAATCACCAACAATCCCGAAGGAAATAGAGAATCTATCGGAAGAGCTGATGTCTCGAGAGCTTATATGACGTTATAGCTTTCTATGCAGATGTGGATGAGACTGCATGTTAGGGCGTTAAAACTCTACTACAGAGAACGTGAAACGCATAGAAGGGCTGAAGCGGACAGACCCGTCTCCCAAGCCTGCTCCATGGAGTCCGCCAAGGAGGGGGTGTCAGCGCTCGGCAactgccttcccctccccctccaGAGACAGCTGCATACGGGCTGCCAAAGGTACTGCAAGCATGTCCGCCCTGCCCAACCCGCTGTCTAAGCAATGCGTGCGGTCAGAGGAGCCGTACCCCCTCACGCAGACTACAGGGGCCTTTACTGAACACATCCCTTTACCAGCCTAAGCGTGATGTGTGTGCGCCATGTCCCAGCCACATGGCTTTAAAGTGACACCCCATGCCATAAGGGGAGCAGCACAATCCGCAGCAAGGCGTGACCTTGAGCCTCCCCATTTCAACGGTTCCCACAAAAAATACCCCCTTTCCACCTTAACCGGCTGTTCACAGATATAACGAATCGATATTTCTATGTACAGCTCTTAACATAGCTCCCTGATGTCCCTTAATCATGACTACGCatctactttttttcccccgctCGGCCCCCCATTCATTCTCGCCTCTCCCCACCGCCCACACGCCGGCCATGGCGCCCCTAATTTCTCACCTTGGGATGTCTCGGAGATCCCCGGAACCTTTGCTCTCGTCCTGTTGGCTGAACCA contains:
- the AMD1 gene encoding S-adenosylmethionine decarboxylase proenzyme, which gives rise to MESSAHFFEGTEKLLEVWFSQQDESKGSGDLRDIPRFEWDKLLENVHCLIISVTKTDKQEAYVLSESSMFVSKRRFILKTCGTTLLLQALVPLLELAREYCGFDDIQNFFYSRKNFMKPDHQEYPHRNFQEEVEFLNEIFPNGAAYCMGRMNSDCWYLYTLDVPEGFLINQPDQTLEILMSELNPEVMDQFYMKDGVTANDVTRMSGICDLIPGSVIDATLFSPCGYSMNGMKSDGTYWTIHITPEPEFSYVSFETNVSQTSYDDLISKVVEVFKPRKFVTTLFVNQSSKCRAAFSCAQKIDRFRRLDRQFAQFNDYNFVFTSFAKIESQQS